The segment CCAATCCCCCCTCTTGAGGGGGGAAAGCGAAGCGAGGGGGGTAGGGGTGGGGTTTTACATCCGCGTGTGGAACGTGCGGTTGATCACGTCTTGTTGTTGCTCGCGGGTGAGTTTCACAAAGTTTACGGCATAACCCGAGACCCGGATGGTCAGTTGAGGATACAGCTCGGGATGGTTCATGGCGTGGATCAGGGTTTCGCGGTTCAGCACGTTCACGTTCACGTGGTGCCCCCCTGCTTCTGCGAAAGCATCGAGGCAGTTGGTCAGGTTGGTGATGCGTTCTTCGGCGGTTTTGCCCAGCGCGTCCGGGGTGGCACTGGCGGTCCAGCTGATGCCGTCTTGCGCGTATTCGTAAGGGATTTTGGCCACGCTGGCCCCCGAGGCGATGAAGCCTTTTTTGTCGCGCCCGTTCATGGGGTTTGCTCCGGGTGCAAAAGGCTCTCCGGCGCGGCGTCCGTCCGGGGTGTTACCGGTTTTCTTGCCGTACACCACGTTGCTGGTGATGGTCAAAACGCTCTGGGTGGGGACGGCATTGCGGTAGGTGGGGTACTGTTTGATTTTGTTCATGAAGGTGGTGACCAGTTCCACGGCGATGCTGTCGGCACGTTCGTCGTTGTTGCCGTAGGTCGGGAAATCCCCTTCAATTTCGTAATCCACAGCGATGCCTCTGGCGTCGCGGATCACTTTGACTTTGGCGTATTTCATGGCACTCAGGCTGTCGGTGACCACACTCAGGCCGGCGATGCCGCAGGCGAGGGTGCGCAGGATGTCCCGATCATGCAGGGCCATTTCAATGCGCTCGTAAGCGTATTTGTCGTGGGCGTAGTGGATGGCGTTCAGGGCCTGCACGTAGGTTTTGGCCAGCCAGTCCATCATCTTGTCGAATTTGGCGTACACCTCTGCAAAATCAAGGTATTCGCTGGTGATGGGTTCAAAGCCGGGGGCCACCGTGGCACCTGAAAGCTCGTCTTTGCCGCCGTTGATGGCGTACAGCAGGGCTTTGGCAAGGTTCGCACGGGCACCAAAGAACTGCATCTGTTTGCCGATTCGCATGGCCGACACACAGCAGGCAATGCCGTAATCGTCGCCCCAGTAAGGACGCATCAGGTCGTCGTTTTCGTACTGGATGCTGCTGGTTTCGATGGAGACTTTCGAGCAGAAATCTTTGAAGCCTTCAGGCAGTGCGGTGCTCCACAACACGGTCAGGTTGGGCTCTGGGGCAGGCCCGAGGTTGAACAGGGTGTTCAGAATCCGGAAGCTGCTTTTGGTGACCAGAGGCCGTCCGTCTTCGCCCATGCCACCCACGCATTCGGTGACCCAGGTGGGGTCTCCGCTGAACAGTTGGTCGTACTCTGGGGTTCTCAGGAAACGCACGATGCGCAGTTTGATCACCAGATCGTCGATCATTTCCTGTGCTTGCTGTTCGGTGATGATTCCATCTTTCAGGTCCCGCTCAAAATACACATCCAGGAAAGTCGAGATGCGACCAATCGACATGGCAGCCCCGTTTTGCTCTTTGACGGCAGCCAGGTAAGCGAGGTACAGCCACTGCACGGCTTCTCTGGCGTTTTCGGCGGGTCTGGACACATCAAAGCCGTAAGATTGGGCCATCTCTTTGAGTTCTTGCAGGGCGCGGTACTGTTCAGAAAGCTCTTCACGCTGGCGCAGCACATCGTCGGTGAAAGCAGCACCATCGAGTTCGGCGTACTCGCGTTGTTTGTCTTTCAGCAGGAAATCCACGCCGTACAGGGGCACCCGGCGGTAATCTCCGATGATGCGTCCACGGCCATAAGCGTCAGGCAGACCGGTGATGATGCCCGATTTGCGTGCAGCGCGGATCTCGGGGTTGTACACATCGAAGACACCCCGGTTGTGGTCTTTGCGGTACAGTTTGTACGCCTGTTCAATCTGGGGATCCAGAGTGTAACCGTAGGCCTCCAGACTGGTTTTGACCATGCGGATGCCCCCGTTGGGCATGATGGCCCGTTTCAGGGGTGCATCGGTTTGCAGACCCACGATGATTTCGAGGCTCTGGTTGATGTAACCGGGTTTGTGGGCCGTGATGCTGGACCCGATGTCGCTGGACACATCCAGAACGCCTTTTTCGCGTTCCAGTTTGAGCAATTCAGAGAGCTCATCCCAGAGCTGGTGGGTGCGCTCGGTGGCTTTTTCAAGGAAGGTGTCATTTCCGGTGTAGGGGGTGTAATTGTCCTGAATGAACCTACGGACGTTGACAGCATTTTTCCAGGTTTCGCCAGCAAATTCGCGCCATGCATTGGAAGTGGGGTTTGAGGTCTGCGTCATGTGGACTGCTCCTTTCCAGCCGGGCTTGTGCAATCATTCACTTACCCGAGACCATTATCCAGTTTGCGAGAGGGGCTTAATGTCCCAGATACACCAAAGATCTGGATATTGGATCTAAAAAAGCATAGACGAGCGGCCTCAACAGGAAAATTTAAGAAAATGGCCCTCCTCTGTGAAACAATTTTAACTTGAAACCGTCAGGGCTTCAAATTCATCGGAGAAAGGTCCACCTGCCAGAGGGAAAGCAAGTGGACCCATGCACTGAAAACACCACAAATTCAATTTTTTCGGGAAAAGTCCCCTTAAAAAGTCCTCCAAAACCTGAGGGCTTCTGTCCCGCCCATCAAAGACGGACCTTGGGGGATCTCCTCAGGAAAAGTTGTTCCAGCAGCAACACCAGCACGATGCCCAGAATGGCCAGCATCAAAGGACGCTGAATCGCAGGAATCCACCATCCTGCACCCCCAAATGTTTCAGGTCCAGAGCGGTACTCCAGCCTTTTGGCTCCAAAAACCGCGGTGGGCACGTTTTGGTCCTCAGCCAGTTGTTTGAGGGCCACATCAAAAGGAAAACCTGCTCCAGAGAGCTTCAGGATGGGCAAAGTGCTGCTGCTGGCTCTGGGCAAGAGGTCCAGTCCATAACGGGTTTTCACGGGACCCGGGGCGGTGGTGGTGAGGGTGGCGCTGAAAGTTGCCGGATAGGTGTCCACCACGGCAGCCAGATCCATTTCATCCATGTTGTTTTGAAGGGGCAACTGGTAGGCTGGACGGTCCCACAAGTAGGAGGCATTTAGCAGGAAAATGCTGTCTGATGCATTGATCTTTAACGGGTCCATGGTGGGATCTTTCAGAAATGGGCTTCTGGCAAAATCCAGCTTCCTTGCAGTCTTTTCCATGATGCTTGTTCCAGACAACCGTTCCAGCACATGCAGGCTGGCATCCAGCCCGGACAGCACCCCTGCTGCTGTGATGGTCTGACCTTCATCCAGATAACGCTGGTTGTCGATCCACTGTACCTCCGGGAACCTGTCCGCCAGAGCATCCAATTCACTCCAGTGTCCGGTGGCTTTTTTGCCGTCCAGTGCACCGGTCAGTGCGAGGGTATCCGCTCCACTGCAAATGCTGAGCAGCAGGGTTTCAGGATGCTGGGACTGTTGTTTCAACCAGCTCAAGACCGGGGCATTCTCGGGTTTGCGAATGAAGGGGATGTTCGGAATCACCACCAGAGCAGGAGGCTTTGAGAGGGCCTGATCCAGTTCTGCAAAGGAAAAGTGGGGCAGCAGATCAAGGCCTCCCGTCAGGGCCACTGGTCGGCGTTTGGGTGCGGCTGTGACCACATTGAACTTGCCCGATGCTGCAAACACCTGAAAAGGCACCAGCACATCGGCCACTTCAGAGACATCTGCTCCCAGAGCCACCACCACGGTTGGCAAAGCAGGATTGAGCACAGGAGGGGCCACAGCAGGCACCTGTGTTTGAGGGGCTGTTGAAAACAAAAAAGCGTGGGCTTGCATCGAACCGTACTGACCTGCTGCAAAAGGCACGGTCACGGCTGCCAGCACACACAGGCTGGTCCGCAGGATGGGTTTCATGTTGATCTCCTTTGTGAAATGAAGTGAAAAGGGCTTGAGTCCATGGGGTAGACACAAAGTCGCTGTTCGGGCGATGCAAACAGAAAGAGCCGTCAGCCTTCAGCGGTCAGCCGTCAGCCAGAAGGAAAGTCTTCCAGTCGGTTGAGCTTGCCAAACCTGATGGGGTTTTGCCTTTTGGTCTTGCTGTCGTCGAAAGCCAAAGCTTCTGGATCAGCTTTTTACTGATCGCTGAGGGCTGACCGCTTTCTCAAGTGATCTTTTAAACTTCAGACTTTGCGTTTACCCTGCTTCAATTCAGCAGTTGCGTTCTGCTGCTGGACGGTGAAGTGCCAAAATGGGTTTTCCAGATCCTTCGAAAGTGCCTTCCATCGTCAAAACCGCAACGCTCTGCAATGGCTTCAATGCTGAGGGCCGGGTTGTGCATGAGCTGTCTGGCCAGTTCCAGACGGAGTTTCTGCTGGTACTCCAGAGGGGTCAGTCCAGTGTGCTGCTTGAACGCCTTGCTGAGGCCCCGCACACTGAGGCCAGCCACGCTGGCAAGGTGCTCAAGGGTGACTTTCTGACCGGGACGCTGTGCCAGCGCATCCTGAGCCCGGTGCACTCCAGTGTGCAAATGGGTGCGGTAATCCAGATAAATGCTCTGCTGGGAGTGGTTCCCATCCCGCCGGAAGTACAGCACCAAATACCGGGCCACCTGCGCTGTGAAAAGTGGACCCTGCTCCTGTTCCAGCAAGGCAAGGGCCATGTCCATTCCCGAGGCCACCCCTGCACTGGTGATGATGTTGCCATCTCTGGT is part of the Deinococcus misasensis DSM 22328 genome and harbors:
- a CDS encoding DJ-1/PfpI family protein encodes the protein MKPILRTSLCVLAAVTVPFAAGQYGSMQAHAFLFSTAPQTQVPAVAPPVLNPALPTVVVALGADVSEVADVLVPFQVFAASGKFNVVTAAPKRRPVALTGGLDLLPHFSFAELDQALSKPPALVVIPNIPFIRKPENAPVLSWLKQQSQHPETLLLSICSGADTLALTGALDGKKATGHWSELDALADRFPEVQWIDNQRYLDEGQTITAAGVLSGLDASLHVLERLSGTSIMEKTARKLDFARSPFLKDPTMDPLKINASDSIFLLNASYLWDRPAYQLPLQNNMDEMDLAAVVDTYPATFSATLTTTAPGPVKTRYGLDLLPRASSSTLPILKLSGAGFPFDVALKQLAEDQNVPTAVFGAKRLEYRSGPETFGGAGWWIPAIQRPLMLAILGIVLVLLLEQLFLRRSPKVRL
- a CDS encoding GlxA family transcriptional regulator, which translates into the protein MNGPLTPTRKVLFLVLDQVNLLDLSGPAQVFGTARHFGAPYELSFHAFGQKVMSAQGLPLGPFLPPPLPDKNDLVVLPGPELKAPAQGHLMFSEDVLNWLKAAHRTGATLASVCTGAAVLGEAGLLDGRSCTTHWSLVQHMQHRYPQARVQDGVLFTRDGNIITSAGVASGMDMALALLEQEQGPLFTAQVARYLVLYFRRDGNHSQQSIYLDYRTHLHTGVHRAQDALAQRPGQKVTLEHLASVAGLSVRGLSKAFKQHTGLTPLEYQQKLRLELARQLMHNPALSIEAIAERCGFDDGRHFRRIWKTHFGTSPSSSRTQLLN
- the pflB gene encoding formate C-acetyltransferase; this encodes MTQTSNPTSNAWREFAGETWKNAVNVRRFIQDNYTPYTGNDTFLEKATERTHQLWDELSELLKLEREKGVLDVSSDIGSSITAHKPGYINQSLEIIVGLQTDAPLKRAIMPNGGIRMVKTSLEAYGYTLDPQIEQAYKLYRKDHNRGVFDVYNPEIRAARKSGIITGLPDAYGRGRIIGDYRRVPLYGVDFLLKDKQREYAELDGAAFTDDVLRQREELSEQYRALQELKEMAQSYGFDVSRPAENAREAVQWLYLAYLAAVKEQNGAAMSIGRISTFLDVYFERDLKDGIITEQQAQEMIDDLVIKLRIVRFLRTPEYDQLFSGDPTWVTECVGGMGEDGRPLVTKSSFRILNTLFNLGPAPEPNLTVLWSTALPEGFKDFCSKVSIETSSIQYENDDLMRPYWGDDYGIACCVSAMRIGKQMQFFGARANLAKALLYAINGGKDELSGATVAPGFEPITSEYLDFAEVYAKFDKMMDWLAKTYVQALNAIHYAHDKYAYERIEMALHDRDILRTLACGIAGLSVVTDSLSAMKYAKVKVIRDARGIAVDYEIEGDFPTYGNNDERADSIAVELVTTFMNKIKQYPTYRNAVPTQSVLTITSNVVYGKKTGNTPDGRRAGEPFAPGANPMNGRDKKGFIASGASVAKIPYEYAQDGISWTASATPDALGKTAEERITNLTNCLDAFAEAGGHHVNVNVLNRETLIHAMNHPELYPQLTIRVSGYAVNFVKLTREQQQDVINRTFHTRM